In Terriglobia bacterium, a genomic segment contains:
- a CDS encoding PadR family transcriptional regulator gives MEPTSDLEWKKGSAELLILSLVEARPRHGYDISKLIEQRSHGALRFHVASLYPLLYRLEKRGWVQGRWVEKAGQRRRRYYRLTPQGRKVLASQRRGWQAFVAAINRIVEVEG, from the coding sequence ATGGAGCCAACATCTGATCTCGAATGGAAAAAAGGCAGCGCGGAGCTGTTGATTCTCTCGCTGGTTGAGGCGCGACCCCGCCACGGTTATGACATTTCAAAGCTCATCGAACAGCGCTCGCATGGCGCGCTCCGCTTTCACGTGGCTTCTCTGTATCCGCTGCTCTATCGCCTGGAAAAGCGCGGCTGGGTCCAGGGCCGGTGGGTGGAAAAAGCCGGCCAGCGGAGGCGGCGCTATTACCGCCTGACGCCGCAGGGACGCAAAGTGCTGGCCTCGCAGCGCCGCGGCTGGCAGGCGTTTGTCGCAGCCATCAACCGTATCGTCGAAGTTGAGGGGTAG